One Bacillus sp. 1780r2a1 DNA segment encodes these proteins:
- a CDS encoding M50 family metallopeptidase, whose product MKIHIHPLLWGVFIIGIFTATIKPLMILFVIILIHELGHAFAAHHFSWRIKRIMLLPFGGVAEVDEHGNRPLREELIVTISGPIQHIWLVGGAYLFAELGWIQAETYEQFLYQNALIFFFNLLPIWPLDGGKILFLWCSRYAPFLKAHERMLKLSSGFLVALCLYTAIVYSMHLHLWIVLAFLILCHYQEWRNRHFVYMRFLLERYHGKERAIATLQPVNASANEQIYDVLKKFKRGCKHMIVFQANGEALRIDENELLHAYFVEKRVDSSLNELVSIY is encoded by the coding sequence CACCCTCTGTTGTGGGGGGTTTTTATTATTGGGATTTTTACAGCCACAATTAAGCCCTTGATGATTTTATTTGTAATTATCCTAATTCATGAGTTGGGTCACGCGTTTGCTGCTCACCATTTCTCATGGCGAATTAAACGAATTATGCTGCTGCCATTTGGTGGAGTAGCAGAAGTAGATGAACATGGAAACCGTCCGTTGCGTGAAGAGCTAATTGTTACAATTAGCGGACCTATTCAGCATATTTGGCTCGTTGGAGGTGCTTACTTATTTGCTGAGCTTGGTTGGATCCAAGCAGAAACATATGAACAATTTCTCTATCAAAATGCGCTTATATTCTTTTTTAATTTATTACCTATTTGGCCCTTAGATGGAGGGAAGATTTTGTTTTTATGGTGCAGTAGATATGCACCGTTTTTAAAAGCACATGAGCGAATGTTAAAGCTATCAAGTGGATTTTTAGTAGCTTTATGCCTCTATACAGCTATTGTTTATTCAATGCACCTTCACTTATGGATTGTTTTAGCCTTTCTAATTCTTTGTCATTATCAAGAATGGCGTAATCGCCATTTTGTTTACATGCGCTTTTTACTAGAGCGATATCATGGAAAAGAAAGGGCAATTGCTACTTTACAGCCGGTGAATGCGTCTGCAAACGAGCAGATTTACGACGTGTTAAAAAAGTTCAAAAGAGGTTGTAAGCATATGATTGTGTTTCAAGCAAACGGTGAAGCATTGAGAATTGATGAAAACGAATTGCTTCATGCTTACTTTGTGGAGAAAAGAGTGGACAGCTCACTTAACGAGCTTGTATCTATCTATTAA